Within Actinoplanes sp. L3-i22, the genomic segment CGTGCGCCGCACGACCGCTGCCCGAGGACCGGGTGGCCCCGGCGGCGCTCCCGTCGGTGACCGTGAAGCTCAAGCCGATCAGCTACTGGGCCGGGGTGTTCGAGCAGAGCTGGGACTACCAGGCGGAGACCGCGCAGCCGCTGAGCCGGTCGCGGGACAGTCAGGACCACTACGATCTGGCGTACACGCTGGACGGCAACATCGCGATGTTCCGGGCCACCGGGACGACCCGCTACCTGGACCGGGCGCTGGCCTACGTGGAGAACGTGGTCGACGCGTCGTCGCCGTCCACGACGCTGGGGCGCAGCACGTTCCGTGACCGGTACCGCGGCTGGGGGTCCAGCAAGTCCGGGCAGGGTGGTGACGAGGTGCCGCTCTACGAGAGCTACTTCTGGCGGTACGCCACCCAGTTGCTCGTCGCGATGCGGCAGAACACCCGGGTCTGGGCGAACGCCGCCTACCGCGCCCGCTACGACAAGCTGCTCGCCTTCGCCGAGGTCGACATCTTCGAGAAGTGGTACACCCGGGGCGCCGCGGAGAGCATCTACCGGGAGCGCACGCACATGGCCGCGCACTGGGCGCTGATCTCGCTGAACCTGGGCCAGCTCACCGCGGACGCCGCCCGGCGCACCCGGTACCGGCAGGTGCTGACCACGATCGGCGCCCAGATCCGCAACCAGATGACCCGCAACCCGGTCGAGCCGACCGCGTACTTCTGGAGCGACGTGTGGGGCTCGACCCGCCGGCCCGGGCAGGACGTGGGGCACGGCAACGGCGTGATGGCGTACGTGGTGGAGGCCCGCGACCAGGGCACCACCTGGAACTCGGCGGACATGACCGCGTTCGGCAGCCTGCTCTCCCGGGTGATCTGGCCGGGCGGGACCACGTACCGCGAGTTCGTCGACGGGACCGGCCGGGACAACGGCTGGATCGCCGACGGGTTCGTCAAGCTCGGCCGCTACGACCCGAACCTCCAGCACCGCCTGGAGTCCTACCAGGTGGTCAACGATCAGTTCGCCGCGAACATGGCGCTCAACGCAAAGATCCTGCGCGCGTGAGGAGTTGTAGATGACGGCATCGCTGCTCGAACCGGCGGCCCGGGAGTGGAAGGAGGCGCTGGCCCACGTCGCGCACGACATGTACCACGTGCCCGACTACGTCGTCCTCGATGCCCGGTTGTACGGCGGCACCCCGGCCGCGTTCCACTTCGAGCGGGGTGCCCGGCGGTTGCTGATCCCGCTGATCGTCCGGGAGATCCCCGGCTCCGAGTTGCGGGACGCGCTGTCGCCGTACGGCTACCCCGGTCCGGTCAGCGATGCCGCTCCCGGTGACACCCTGTTCTGGCGTGCGGCCTGCGAGGCGCTCGCCGACACGATGCGGGCGGCCGGGATCGTCTCGGTCTTCGTCCGCCTGCACCCGCTGCTGAACGCGCCGTCGCCGGTGCTCGGCGAGGCCGGCGCGCTGGTCCGGCACGGCGAGACGGTCTCGATGGACCTGACCGTCAGCGTCGAGGAGATGTGGCAGCAGACCCGCAGCGACCACCGCAACCACATCAACCGGGCGAAACGCGCCGGCACCCAGGTCGTCTTCGACGACTGGGGCCGGCTGGCCGAGTGGGTCGAGGTCTATCACGACAACATGCGGCGCGTCGGGGCCGCGGATTACTACTTCTTCACGTACAAGCATCTGGCCGCGCTGCACGACGCGGTCGGGGACCGGATGCACCTCGCCGTCGCGCTGGAGGACGGCGAGGTGGTCGGGGGCAACACCTTCTTCGAGTACGACGGGATCGCCACCGGATACGTCTCGTCCACCCGGCGGGCCCGCGGCCGGTACGCCGACGAGCTGCTCTACGACTCGGTCCGGCGCTGGTGCAAGGACCGGGGCGCGGAGATCTTCCACCTGGGCGGGGGCAAGGGCGGGGCGAACGACTCGCTCTTCTCCTACAAGGCCGGCTTCTCGCCCAGCCGGCACCCGTTCCACACCTGGCGCAT encodes:
- a CDS encoding GNAT family N-acetyltransferase, which codes for MTASLLEPAAREWKEALAHVAHDMYHVPDYVVLDARLYGGTPAAFHFERGARRLLIPLIVREIPGSELRDALSPYGYPGPVSDAAPGDTLFWRAACEALADTMRAAGIVSVFVRLHPLLNAPSPVLGEAGALVRHGETVSMDLTVSVEEMWQQTRSDHRNHINRAKRAGTQVVFDDWGRLAEWVEVYHDNMRRVGAADYYFFTYKHLAALHDAVGDRMHLAVALEDGEVVGGNTFFEYDGIATGYVSSTRRARGRYADELLYDSVRRWCKDRGAEIFHLGGGKGGANDSLFSYKAGFSPSRHPFHTWRMVTDQTAYARLVLDRKPEADPADLTGVFPSYR